From a single Phycisphaeraceae bacterium genomic region:
- a CDS encoding ABC transporter ATP-binding protein, which yields MSEAVNHTSESAPVIRVRNLVKRFDGRTVLDGINLDVQPGETLVVMGGSGCGKSTLLRHMIGSLRPDEGTIELLGQDITTLDEAQMNEVRKKFGILFQSGALFNSMTLRQNVALPLEEHTPLDHGTIDIMVKIKLEMVGLREHADKYPAQISGGMKKRAGLARALALDPRILFYDEPSAGLDPVTSAEIDMLMMNLSKTLGVTSVVVTHEMDSAFRIADRMAMLDKGRMLLVEDRSYFERLRDQTGELPDDDSALIRQFLRGDCEGPITRRKQSTGYADDLLGINDYSRREPSIKATRT from the coding sequence ATGTCGGAAGCGGTGAACCACACCAGCGAATCCGCCCCGGTCATCCGCGTGCGCAATCTCGTCAAGAGATTTGACGGACGCACCGTGCTCGACGGCATCAACCTCGACGTACAACCCGGAGAGACGCTGGTGGTGATGGGGGGTTCGGGATGCGGAAAAAGCACCCTGCTCCGCCACATGATCGGCTCGCTCCGTCCCGATGAGGGAACCATCGAGTTGCTCGGTCAGGACATCACTACCCTCGATGAGGCACAGATGAACGAGGTCCGAAAAAAATTCGGTATCCTCTTTCAATCCGGTGCACTGTTTAACTCAATGACGCTGCGCCAAAACGTGGCACTGCCTCTGGAAGAACACACCCCGCTCGACCACGGCACGATCGACATCATGGTGAAGATCAAGCTGGAGATGGTCGGCCTGCGCGAGCACGCGGATAAATACCCCGCCCAGATATCCGGCGGCATGAAAAAACGGGCCGGCCTGGCGCGGGCACTGGCACTGGACCCCCGGATCCTTTTTTATGACGAGCCTTCCGCCGGTCTGGACCCCGTAACCAGCGCCGAGATCGACATGCTCATGATGAATCTTTCAAAGACACTGGGCGTCACCAGCGTCGTGGTCACTCATGAAATGGATTCCGCGTTCCGCATCGCCGACCGCATGGCCATGCTGGACAAAGGGCGGATGCTGCTGGTCGAGGACCGCTCTTATTTTGAGCGATTGCGCGATCAGACCGGCGAACTGCCGGATGACGATTCGGCGCTGATCCGCCAATTTCTCCGTGGTGATTGTGAAGGCCCTATCACCCGCCGAAAGCAGAGCACCGGCTACGCAGACGACCTGCTGGGTATAAACGACTATTCCCGCCGGGAACCATCGATCAAGGCGACCCGAACCTGA
- a CDS encoding metallophosphoesterase, with product MKIGVMADTHDRLPTFRRAITLYQRLKVEAIFHAGDFIAPFAAKLIAPEVLTTPLHCVYGNNDGERKGLKAVLPGIVEGPLTVKLGGRTIVMHHFIDWLKPADYATADVIITGHTHEVVNATKDGKLFLNPGECCGWLHDRCTVALLDLATMKAEIIQVHE from the coding sequence ATGAAAATCGGAGTTATGGCCGACACGCATGATCGGCTGCCGACTTTCCGCCGGGCGATTACTCTTTACCAGCGGCTGAAGGTCGAAGCGATCTTCCACGCCGGTGATTTCATCGCGCCCTTTGCGGCCAAGCTCATCGCACCGGAGGTACTCACAACGCCGCTGCACTGCGTGTACGGCAACAATGACGGCGAACGCAAGGGCCTCAAGGCGGTGCTACCTGGCATTGTCGAAGGTCCGCTGACCGTCAAACTCGGCGGGCGGACGATCGTCATGCACCACTTCATCGACTGGCTCAAACCCGCCGACTACGCCACCGCCGACGTGATCATCACCGGCCACACGCACGAAGTGGTCAACGCCACCAAAGACGGAAAGCTCTTTTTGAATCCCGGCGAGTGCTGCGGTTGGCTGCATGACAGATGCACCGTGGCTCTGCTCGACCTGGCGACGATGAAGGCTGAGATCATCCAGGTACACGAATAG
- a CDS encoding SpoIID/LytB domain-containing protein: MNLVFLRHCAKLADVYEMLCQPSWLHRASIAALILAVALLAGCQQKPAGGVGTTMGPPARTIRTEPIVRIRVITGTSRIEVDGGSGLRIGPLGGAGRDFPSQVRIWKQADAWMISPSGGRGGQTVSWPLPALQIESASYASVRIDGIAYPKKIVLQTALQDTGTGRFDAINHTTLDDYLPGVLDKELFPKWNPTAYRAQAIAARSYALFSCAKNAARHYDLESTQASQAYAGSVSNVKALEAVSDTRGLVLTYDGLVLPAYYSSTTGGTGQDAAIAFADGADIPPLRGKVQGGWDAAATYYRWGPINRLRTETARRIAAWGAANGNAVASLRDLSAIEISRTNAIGRPAEFRLTDTSGRHYILKPEQFRFACNQDAPGTRSLSESEKLRSSHVQVRVVGSWVQFWDGHGYGHGVGMSQWGAQAMAEKGYTYQAILAFYYPGAKLERLY; encoded by the coding sequence ATGAACCTCGTCTTTTTGAGGCATTGCGCCAAGCTCGCCGATGTTTACGAGATGCTTTGCCAACCCTCATGGTTACATCGGGCTTCTATCGCTGCGCTCATTTTGGCTGTCGCTCTGCTGGCTGGTTGTCAGCAGAAACCAGCGGGTGGAGTGGGTACTACGATGGGGCCACCCGCTCGGACGATTCGCACCGAGCCGATCGTTCGCATTCGTGTGATTACCGGTACGAGTCGCATCGAAGTTGATGGTGGCTCAGGCCTGCGCATCGGGCCGCTCGGCGGTGCGGGGCGTGACTTCCCATCACAGGTGAGGATCTGGAAACAAGCTGATGCGTGGATGATTTCGCCGTCAGGCGGTCGCGGCGGACAAACGGTTTCCTGGCCGCTGCCTGCCTTGCAGATCGAATCCGCTTCCTATGCCAGTGTGCGGATTGACGGCATTGCGTATCCCAAAAAGATCGTGCTCCAGACCGCGCTGCAGGACACAGGCACCGGTCGATTTGATGCGATTAACCATACGACGCTCGATGACTATCTGCCGGGTGTTCTCGACAAAGAGCTATTCCCTAAATGGAATCCGACGGCCTATCGAGCGCAGGCGATTGCTGCCCGGTCTTACGCGCTTTTCTCCTGCGCTAAAAATGCAGCCCGACATTACGACCTCGAATCCACACAGGCCAGCCAGGCTTATGCCGGCTCAGTCAGCAACGTCAAAGCACTTGAGGCGGTCAGCGACACGCGAGGTCTGGTGTTGACCTACGACGGCTTGGTTCTTCCCGCGTACTACTCGAGTACGACCGGCGGCACCGGTCAGGATGCTGCTATCGCATTTGCCGACGGCGCTGATATTCCACCGCTGCGCGGTAAAGTGCAAGGCGGTTGGGACGCGGCAGCCACCTACTATCGCTGGGGGCCGATCAATCGCCTTCGGACGGAAACCGCACGGCGCATCGCGGCTTGGGGTGCAGCCAATGGAAACGCGGTCGCTTCGCTGCGCGACTTGAGTGCAATCGAGATATCCCGAACCAACGCGATTGGCAGACCTGCTGAGTTCAGACTCACCGATACAAGCGGCCGTCACTATATTCTCAAGCCGGAACAATTTCGCTTTGCTTGTAATCAGGATGCACCGGGTACGCGGTCACTCTCGGAATCCGAAAAACTGCGCAGCAGCCATGTTCAGGTGCGCGTGGTCGGCAGTTGGGTGCAATTCTGGGACGGACATGGCTACGGTCACGGCGTGGGGATGTCGCAGTGGGGGGCACAAGCCATGGCGGAAAAGGGGTACACGTACCAGGCGATCCTGGCGTTCTACTACCCCGGAGCAAAGCTGGAACGCCTTTATTAA
- a CDS encoding Gfo/Idh/MocA family oxidoreductase — protein sequence MNKVKTGIIGCGNISGNYLINAKKFPILEITTLADLDLSRARERAKEHNIPKAVSVDELLRDSDIELVINLTVPQAHGPIALRAIEAGKHVLNEKPFAVTRDEGRQVLTAAAAKKLLTGGAPDTFLGAAHQTARKLIDDGAIGRPVAATAYMMCRGHEGWHPDPEFFYKNGGGPMFDMGPYYITDLLQLLGPAKRVAALTSIAIPERTIGSEPKRGQKIKVETPDHLAGTIEFHNGCLATVIMSFAVIGAQYPSPITIFGTEGTLAVPDPNHFDGVVKLMKLGQKEYTEVPLTHRAGYGRSVGAADLAYSIRSGRIARASGEQAYAVLDIMQAFIDAGQTGKAVELQAKYERPKALPTGLAEGELDR from the coding sequence ATGAATAAGGTCAAAACAGGCATCATCGGTTGCGGCAACATCAGCGGGAACTATCTCATCAACGCGAAAAAGTTCCCGATCCTTGAGATCACCACTCTGGCGGATCTTGATCTGTCACGTGCCCGCGAACGGGCCAAGGAACACAACATTCCCAAGGCCGTCAGTGTGGACGAGCTGCTTCGTGACTCCGACATCGAGTTGGTTATCAATCTGACGGTTCCTCAGGCACACGGTCCGATCGCGCTGCGGGCCATCGAGGCGGGTAAACACGTCCTCAACGAAAAGCCGTTCGCGGTGACACGGGATGAAGGCCGACAGGTTCTTACCGCTGCGGCGGCGAAAAAGCTCTTGACCGGCGGGGCACCGGATACGTTTCTCGGTGCGGCACATCAGACCGCGCGAAAACTCATCGACGATGGCGCGATCGGTCGGCCCGTGGCCGCGACCGCTTACATGATGTGCCGTGGTCACGAAGGCTGGCACCCCGATCCGGAGTTCTTTTATAAAAATGGCGGCGGCCCCATGTTCGACATGGGCCCCTACTACATCACCGATCTGCTTCAGTTGCTGGGGCCTGCCAAGCGAGTGGCAGCCCTCACCTCGATCGCCATCCCTGAGCGCACCATCGGGAGCGAACCCAAACGAGGGCAGAAGATCAAAGTGGAAACCCCCGACCACCTCGCCGGAACCATCGAGTTTCACAACGGCTGCCTAGCAACGGTGATTATGAGCTTCGCCGTGATCGGAGCGCAATACCCCTCGCCGATCACGATCTTCGGCACCGAGGGTACGCTCGCGGTCCCTGACCCCAACCATTTTGATGGCGTCGTAAAACTCATGAAACTCGGCCAGAAGGAATACACGGAAGTACCTCTGACGCACCGCGCCGGTTACGGCCGCAGCGTCGGCGCAGCCGACCTGGCGTACTCCATTCGCAGCGGCCGCATAGCTCGCGCCAGCGGCGAGCAGGCATATGCCGTACTCGACATCATGCAGGCGTTTATTGATGCCGGCCAAACGGGCAAAGCGGTGGAACTCCAGGCGAAGTATGAACGCCCGAAGGCATTACCGACGGGATTAGCTGAGGGTGAACTGGACCGTTGA
- a CDS encoding TIGR00730 family Rossman fold protein, which translates to MPIDKDLDLSRETWRLFRIISEFVEGFEVLEEVGPAVTVFGSARNHPGELYYEKAVECGKLLVENHFAVITGGGPGIMEAANKGAFEAKGHSIGCNITLPMEQRPNPYLTHSLTFRYFFVRKVMFVKYATAFICFPGGYGTLDEFFESLTLIQTLKIEPFPVICVGHDYWDGLLDWIKGTLLNKFNTISSKDLAIFSVVDSAEEAVELVSKCYSSQCWLGPPVPAMSPKAAAKTAEGTRTGVSPKHPARNNGDGPVSRAPRVVRRSSP; encoded by the coding sequence ATGCCTATTGATAAAGACCTTGATCTGAGCCGTGAAACGTGGCGTTTGTTCCGCATCATCTCGGAGTTTGTCGAAGGCTTTGAAGTCCTCGAAGAAGTCGGCCCCGCGGTGACTGTCTTCGGTTCGGCACGCAACCATCCGGGGGAGCTTTACTACGAGAAGGCCGTCGAATGCGGCAAGCTGCTAGTCGAAAATCATTTTGCGGTAATCACCGGCGGCGGGCCGGGCATTATGGAGGCGGCGAACAAGGGAGCCTTTGAAGCCAAGGGACATTCCATCGGATGCAACATCACGCTTCCGATGGAACAAAGGCCCAATCCCTACCTGACTCACAGTTTGACGTTTCGTTACTTTTTCGTCCGTAAAGTCATGTTCGTGAAATACGCCACGGCTTTTATCTGCTTCCCCGGAGGTTACGGCACGCTCGACGAATTTTTCGAGTCGCTTACCTTGATCCAGACTCTGAAGATCGAGCCGTTCCCCGTCATCTGTGTCGGCCACGACTACTGGGACGGTCTGCTCGACTGGATCAAGGGCACCCTGCTCAATAAGTTCAATACCATCTCATCCAAAGACCTGGCGATCTTCTCCGTGGTGGACAGCGCGGAGGAAGCGGTCGAACTCGTGAGCAAGTGTTACAGCAGCCAGTGCTGGCTCGGCCCACCGGTACCCGCGATGTCACCCAAGGCAGCCGCCAAAACTGCCGAGGGCACACGCACAGGTGTCTCGCCCAAACATCCCGCGCGAAATAACGGCGACGGCCCGGTCTCACGGGCTCCGCGTGTCGTTCGGCGGTCATCGCCGTGA
- a CDS encoding GNAT family N-acetyltransferase, translated as MAPVPSYDIREYRQEDPLPAWANALLGSEVSDLWKDAMSITRIIAAMTDTGDVGGAILLLIEDDAQNSRQTTEGRPAQKVASIRQLIVKAEHRGRGLAGRLIRRAQAVAAQEKCLRIRSTAGWGCPDHLTMYDRLRFVRASSADRPYLVTRSLADAEL; from the coding sequence ATGGCACCAGTGCCCTCCTACGACATCCGCGAGTATCGCCAGGAAGACCCGCTCCCCGCATGGGCGAATGCCCTTCTGGGAAGCGAAGTGAGCGACCTGTGGAAGGATGCAATGAGCATCACGCGGATTATCGCTGCAATGACGGATACTGGCGATGTAGGCGGAGCGATTCTGCTGCTGATTGAAGACGATGCGCAAAACTCTCGTCAAACGACGGAAGGGCGACCCGCACAAAAAGTTGCATCGATCCGCCAACTGATCGTTAAAGCCGAACATCGTGGCCGAGGGCTGGCCGGGCGTCTGATTCGCCGTGCTCAGGCTGTAGCCGCACAGGAAAAATGTCTGCGCATCCGCAGCACAGCTGGATGGGGTTGTCCGGATCATCTGACGATGTACGATCGGCTGCGCTTTGTGCGCGCTTCATCCGCGGATCGACCTTACCTGGTGACAAGAAGTCTGGCTGACGCTGAGCTGTGA